In a genomic window of Bacteroidota bacterium:
- the bshA gene encoding N-acetyl-alpha-D-glucosaminyl L-malate synthase BshA — translation MNIGISCYPTYGGSGVIAAELGKALAQRGHKIHFISYAVPIRLDGFVGNILYHEVEISTYPLFDFPLYTPALASKIVEVAKFEKLDIVHAHYAIPHAISAYLAKQILGATGPKIVTTLHGTDITLVGLEPSYLPVMKFSIEKSDGVTAVSRSLKEKTLTNYHIDKEIQVIPNFVDTEKYRRIDAAKVRKALAPSGEKVVVHVSNFRMVKRVQDVVRIFEIVRRKIPAKLLLVGDGPDRSSCEQLVRELGLVEDVRFLGKQIELVELLSASDLFLIPSQSESFGLSALEAMACELPVVGSSVGGLPELIVHGETGYIAEIGDVERMAKYAIELLTNDARYKIFSSASRRRAVDTFRAEKIIDQYESYYEQVLAEKSALVL, via the coding sequence AGATCCATTTTATCAGTTATGCGGTCCCGATACGGCTCGACGGATTTGTGGGGAATATCCTCTACCACGAGGTCGAAATTTCCACATATCCGCTCTTCGATTTCCCCCTCTACACCCCCGCTCTGGCGAGCAAAATCGTCGAAGTTGCGAAATTCGAAAAACTGGACATCGTCCATGCGCACTATGCCATCCCGCATGCGATCAGCGCCTATCTCGCGAAACAGATCCTGGGGGCCACCGGCCCGAAGATCGTTACCACGCTTCACGGCACCGATATCACGCTGGTCGGGCTCGAACCGAGCTACCTCCCCGTGATGAAATTCAGCATCGAGAAGAGCGATGGCGTCACCGCCGTCTCCCGCTCGCTCAAGGAGAAGACCCTCACGAACTACCATATCGACAAAGAGATCCAGGTCATACCGAATTTTGTCGATACCGAGAAATATCGCCGGATCGATGCCGCCAAGGTCCGGAAAGCCCTCGCCCCGTCAGGGGAAAAGGTGGTCGTCCATGTCTCCAACTTCAGGATGGTCAAGAGGGTGCAGGACGTCGTACGGATTTTCGAAATCGTCCGCCGGAAGATCCCGGCAAAGTTGCTCCTGGTCGGAGACGGGCCCGACCGGTCGAGTTGCGAGCAACTCGTGCGCGAGCTCGGGCTTGTCGAAGATGTGCGGTTCCTGGGCAAACAGATCGAGCTGGTCGAACTCCTCTCCGCTTCAGACCTGTTTCTCATTCCCAGCCAGTCCGAGAGTTTCGGACTCTCCGCGCTTGAGGCGATGGCCTGCGAACTGCCGGTCGTCGGATCGAGCGTCGGCGGGCTTCCCGAGCTCATCGTCCATGGCGAGACCGGCTACATCGCCGAAATCGGGGATGTTGAGCGCATGGCAAAGTATGCGATCGAGCTTCTCACAAACGATGCAAGGTACAAGATCTTCTCCTCGGCAAGCCGGCGCAGAGCAGTCGACACATTCAGGGCGGAAAAGATCATCGACCAGTACGAATCTTACTACGAGCAGGTTCTTGCCGAGAAATCCGCTCTCGTTCTTTAA
- a CDS encoding M28 family peptidase, with protein MPRNPLSFFNHPRVAGGACAAPATSIIRFSTAVLFTLTFSTSFARTEPLGEPPGQQPGRNPTVERIVSEISADTLRATIDRLVGFKTRHTLSDTTSDSRGIGAARRWIKGEFLRHAGASHGRMTVEFQESIAPLSRRVPRPVNIVNVIATLRPAVSQAPERIFLISGHYDSRISDALDSTGEAPGADDDGSGTALVLELARVMSKYQFRATIVFAAFAGEEQGLLGSTEAARAASSGGWRLEGVLNNDIVGSSRGGDGRIESTSVRIFSEAYSPADTGAAFRRRNQLGLENDGGSRALARYVKETGELFVPNFAVTMIYRGDRFLRGGDHSSFHARGFPAVRLTESAENFDHQHQNVRSERDRAYGDLPEFVDAGYCARVARVNAAALASLALAPSAPDSVEMVTRDLGYDTQLRWRRNREPDLAGYAIRYRETTAPVWQHSLFTKDTTALLPVSKDDFIFGVQSVDAGGNQSIVVTPRPANR; from the coding sequence TTGCCGAGAAATCCGCTCTCGTTCTTTAACCACCCCCGGGTTGCGGGCGGGGCATGCGCCGCCCCTGCGACATCTATTATCCGGTTCAGTACCGCCGTCCTCTTCACCCTCACGTTTTCGACTTCCTTCGCGCGCACAGAGCCTCTGGGGGAGCCTCCGGGGCAGCAGCCGGGACGAAACCCGACAGTCGAACGGATCGTTTCGGAGATTTCCGCCGACACTCTCCGCGCGACCATCGACCGCCTCGTGGGGTTCAAGACACGCCACACTCTCTCCGATACGACGAGCGATTCCCGAGGCATCGGTGCGGCGCGCCGCTGGATCAAGGGGGAGTTCCTTCGTCATGCGGGGGCGAGCCACGGGCGCATGACGGTGGAATTCCAGGAGTCGATCGCCCCCCTTTCCAGGCGTGTTCCCCGTCCGGTGAACATCGTGAATGTGATCGCGACTCTCCGGCCCGCCGTTTCGCAGGCCCCGGAAAGGATTTTTCTCATTTCAGGCCACTACGATTCCCGGATCAGCGACGCGCTCGATTCAACGGGCGAGGCGCCGGGTGCGGACGACGACGGCAGCGGCACCGCTCTGGTCCTCGAACTCGCCAGGGTCATGAGCAAGTATCAATTCAGGGCAACGATCGTCTTCGCCGCGTTCGCGGGCGAGGAACAGGGCCTGCTCGGCTCGACCGAGGCGGCAAGGGCCGCCTCATCGGGCGGATGGCGGCTCGAAGGTGTCCTGAATAACGACATCGTCGGAAGCAGCCGGGGAGGAGACGGAAGGATTGAGAGCACGTCGGTCCGGATTTTTTCGGAGGCCTACAGCCCGGCCGATACGGGTGCGGCGTTCCGCCGGCGGAATCAGCTCGGCCTGGAAAATGACGGCGGGTCGCGGGCGCTCGCGCGGTATGTCAAGGAGACAGGGGAACTTTTTGTCCCGAATTTTGCGGTCACGATGATCTACCGGGGGGACCGTTTTCTCCGCGGCGGAGACCATTCGTCCTTCCATGCACGGGGATTTCCCGCCGTCCGGTTGACCGAATCGGCCGAGAATTTCGATCATCAGCACCAGAACGTACGGTCGGAGAGGGACCGTGCCTACGGCGATCTGCCCGAATTTGTCGACGCGGGATATTGCGCACGCGTGGCCAGGGTGAACGCCGCCGCGCTCGCCTCCCTCGCGCTTGCGCCCTCCGCTCCCGACAGTGTTGAGATGGTGACACGCGACCTCGGGTACGACACCCAATTGCGATGGCGAAGGAACAGGGAACCGGACCTCGCCGGCTATGCGATCCGGTACCGGGAGACCACCGCCCCCGTCTGGCAACACAGCCTGTTCACGAAGGACACCACCGCCCTCCTGCCGGTTTCAAAAGACGATTTCATCTTCGGAGTCCAGTCGGTGGACGCCGGTGGAAACCAGAGTATTGTCGTCACCCCGCGCCCGGCCAACCGTTGA
- a CDS encoding ABC transporter substrate-binding protein — MRPLFRLGSATLPPASLRFMFLLAAAVALVGIPALPGCGGGGGDQEIRIGEYSSLTGTAATFGTSTDKGAKLVVEETNAAGGVLGKQIKLIVEDDQSKPEEAATVVTKLITRDGVKAVVGEVASSRSLAAAPICQSNGVPMVSPSSTNPKVTQVGDYIFRCCFIDEFQGDVIARFVSGSMKMKKAAILKDVKNEYSVGLAQYFTKSFTNMGGEVVAEQAYSEGDADFKAQLTALKAAKPDIIVVPGYYNEAALIVKQARELNITVPFMGGDGWDSAKLLEIGGAAMEGTFYANHYSTEDTREVVQNFVKKFRAKYNETPDAIAALSYDAARILIEAIRRAGTTDGPKLRDAIAATKDYDGVTGTITLNSERNATKSAVILTIKDGKLVLKETIRP; from the coding sequence ATGCGTCCATTGTTCAGGCTCGGTAGCGCCACTCTCCCGCCGGCATCCCTCCGGTTCATGTTCCTCTTAGCGGCGGCGGTCGCCCTTGTGGGGATTCCCGCTTTGCCCGGATGCGGCGGAGGCGGAGGCGACCAGGAGATCCGGATCGGCGAGTATTCCTCGCTCACCGGCACCGCGGCGACATTCGGAACATCGACGGACAAGGGGGCGAAGCTCGTCGTCGAGGAGACGAACGCGGCAGGCGGGGTGCTCGGCAAACAGATCAAGCTGATTGTGGAAGACGACCAATCGAAACCCGAAGAGGCGGCGACGGTCGTGACCAAGCTGATCACACGGGACGGCGTCAAGGCCGTCGTCGGTGAAGTCGCTTCCAGCCGGAGCCTGGCGGCGGCTCCGATCTGCCAGTCGAACGGCGTGCCGATGGTCTCTCCCTCCTCCACCAATCCGAAAGTCACCCAGGTCGGGGATTACATTTTCCGTTGCTGTTTCATCGACGAATTCCAGGGAGATGTCATCGCCCGGTTTGTCAGCGGCAGCATGAAGATGAAAAAGGCGGCGATTCTGAAAGATGTGAAAAACGAGTACAGCGTCGGTCTCGCGCAGTATTTTACCAAGAGTTTTACCAACATGGGCGGCGAGGTCGTGGCCGAACAGGCCTATAGCGAAGGGGACGCCGATTTCAAGGCGCAGCTGACGGCCCTCAAGGCCGCTAAACCCGATATCATCGTCGTGCCGGGTTACTACAACGAAGCTGCTCTGATCGTCAAGCAGGCGCGTGAACTGAATATCACCGTGCCGTTCATGGGAGGGGACGGGTGGGACTCCGCGAAGCTGCTCGAGATCGGCGGGGCGGCGATGGAAGGGACGTTCTATGCCAACCATTACAGCACCGAAGATACACGCGAGGTTGTCCAGAATTTTGTGAAGAAATTCCGCGCCAAGTACAACGAAACTCCCGATGCCATTGCCGCGCTCAGCTACGACGCGGCTAGGATCCTGATCGAGGCGATCCGGCGCGCCGGGACGACCGACGGCCCCAAACTGCGCGATGCGATCGCCGCGACCAAGGACTACGACGGAGTCACCGGAACGATTACGCTGAACAGCGAGCGCAATGCGACGAAATCGGCCGTCATCCTGACGATCAAGGACGGCAAGCTGGTCCTCAAAGAGACGATCCGGCCCTGA